In Oleiharenicola lentus, the following are encoded in one genomic region:
- a CDS encoding DUF721 domain-containing protein translates to MPPDEPKEFSREVENLIAGFRGLPVDEGRSKRRKTQELGPLIDELLVKYRISHDSLEHSIREKWPELVGVANATYSHPLIVERNLLVVLVSHAVVRNELFHHRSMILEKLRKLPGCDGIKGLALRSN, encoded by the coding sequence GTGCCCCCCGACGAACCCAAGGAGTTTTCAAGAGAGGTGGAGAACCTCATCGCCGGCTTCCGCGGGCTGCCCGTGGACGAAGGCCGCTCCAAGCGCCGCAAGACCCAGGAGCTCGGCCCGCTGATCGACGAGCTGCTCGTCAAATACCGCATCAGCCACGACTCGCTCGAGCACAGCATCCGCGAGAAATGGCCCGAGCTCGTCGGTGTCGCCAATGCCACCTACTCCCATCCGCTCATCGTCGAGCGCAACCTTCTCGTCGTGCTCGTCTCCCACGCCGTGGTGCGCAACGAACTATTCCACCACCGCAGCATGATCCTCGAAAAGCTGCGCAAGCTCCCCGGCTGCGATGGGATCAAGGGGCTGGCGCTGCGATCCAATTGA
- a CDS encoding DUF805 domain-containing protein: MLPKTLARLPYFLRWLCLLSAVGLIAALLLPFEGRVASKSAVELSLVLLLGVWMILKIGMLDMARARNIGWSPWMALLCLVPLVSGIMQILLFVMPPKQNGDTLSQRSPAN; this comes from the coding sequence ATGCTCCCCAAAACGCTCGCCCGACTTCCCTACTTTCTTCGTTGGTTGTGCCTTCTCTCAGCTGTCGGCCTGATTGCCGCATTGCTTCTTCCTTTTGAAGGTCGAGTTGCCAGCAAAAGCGCCGTCGAACTCAGTCTCGTTCTGCTTCTTGGTGTATGGATGATTTTAAAAATCGGCATGCTGGACATGGCGCGCGCCCGCAACATCGGTTGGTCGCCTTGGATGGCCTTGTTGTGCTTGGTGCCGCTGGTGAGCGGCATCATGCAAATCCTTCTCTTCGTCATGCCGCCCAAGCAAAACGGGGACACCCTGTCTCAGCGGTCCCCTGCAAATTAA